The following nucleotide sequence is from Salvia splendens isolate huo1 chromosome 2, SspV2, whole genome shotgun sequence.
TCTTCGAAGTTATTGACAACAATCACAAGAGAAATGATATACTCcatatctaatttattttctcgTTCCTTTCGATTACTTAGAATTGAGTGTTTCACTAATTAGTCAAATAAAAACATCATCTGATTTAATAATAAAACATCatctgattctccaaataaAAACGGTAAACAAAATTCAACATAGCatcatttaataataaaattgaagaaattgaaaCCATTAATCGAATTCTTCAGTCTTCATATAACTGAGGAAAGTCATACAAATGTTACATACTGAATTCAAGAAGCTGGTGTAGATATCAAGTAAAAGACATAAATGATTGCATCAAATAGAACTGAAGTGAGAGCAAGTATTAGGATGAAtactatttggatttaaatcTTTCAACTAGAGCATCCTTGCTAGGTAGGATTCCTTTAACAAAGTTGTCATTGCAATAATCATTCATCCATCTCCATAAATTGGGAAATTTTTCCTCTGTAATGAGTTGAACTCCCTTCACCTCCGATATGATTGGAAGCCAATATCCAATGAAATTGGCGGCAATATCTACAAATCCAATATTCTCACCTCCAAAAAATTTCTTGCctttaatttcatcttcaagAAACTTGAGGGCTTCCATTGATTCCTCCTTGGACTTCTCTTGCTCCTCTCCTGTGCTGCAACAAGCTTTCCACGTTGCAATGATGCACTataaacacaacataaatattactccactaaaaagaaagggaaagagaGAGTAATTAGTGAAGTGGAGATGTAGTTATAG
It contains:
- the LOC121792520 gene encoding glutathione S-transferase U8-like, which gives rise to MGEVKLLGGLGFSPYVNRVEMALKLKGVEYEPIAEDVKNKSPLLLQHNPVHKKVPVLIHNGKGIAESLIIVEYIDQVWQEGPPILPKDPYQRAMTRFWAKFIDEKCIIATWKACCSTGEEQEKSKEESMEALKFLEDEIKGKKFFGGENIGFVDIAANFIGYWLPIISEVKGVQLITEEKFPNLWRWMNDYCNDNFVKGILPSKDALVERFKSK